Proteins encoded by one window of Desulfocurvus vexinensis DSM 17965:
- a CDS encoding TIGR01212 family radical SAM protein (This family includes YhcC from E. coli K-12, an uncharacterized radical SAM protein.), which yields MLRYYALSAYFRQRFGCRVGKVPLDAGATCPNRDGTLSTGGCAFCNERGSGTGRHGAGAGLRAQWDAWRAAGGARGPRRHLGYLQSFTNTYGPAARVRAVLEEAAALPGLAGLCVGTRPDCLDDEKARILAGLPVGELWLDLGLQSARDATLERVNRGHTVADFVRAVELCHRHGLKVCAHLMAGLPGEEPPALLGGVALLNGLPVAGVKLHNLLVCRGAPLAAAWRRGELRPLERAQYADLVARALAALRPDVVVHRLAADPAPGELLAPAWAARKAETLAAVASALEAADLWQGKALDPGAPVPLWFDPGASPPPSLAPRAAAPDATPRA from the coding sequence GTGCTCAGATATTACGCCCTTTCCGCCTATTTTCGCCAGCGCTTCGGCTGCCGGGTGGGCAAGGTGCCGCTGGACGCGGGAGCGACCTGCCCCAACCGTGACGGCACCCTGTCCACCGGGGGCTGCGCCTTCTGCAACGAGCGCGGCTCGGGCACCGGGCGCCACGGCGCCGGGGCCGGGCTGCGCGCGCAGTGGGACGCCTGGCGCGCGGCGGGCGGCGCGCGCGGGCCGCGGCGCCACCTGGGCTACCTGCAATCGTTCACCAACACCTACGGCCCCGCCGCGCGCGTACGCGCCGTGCTGGAGGAGGCCGCGGCCTTGCCCGGGCTGGCGGGCCTGTGCGTGGGCACCCGGCCCGACTGCCTGGACGACGAGAAGGCGCGCATCCTGGCCGGGCTGCCCGTGGGCGAGCTGTGGCTGGACCTGGGGTTGCAGTCGGCGCGCGACGCGACCCTGGAGCGCGTGAACCGGGGCCACACCGTGGCCGATTTCGTCCGCGCCGTGGAGCTGTGCCACCGCCACGGCCTCAAGGTCTGCGCGCACCTCATGGCCGGGCTGCCCGGCGAGGAGCCCCCGGCCCTGCTGGGGGGCGTGGCCCTGCTGAACGGGCTGCCCGTGGCCGGGGTCAAGCTGCACAACCTGCTGGTCTGCCGGGGGGCGCCCCTGGCGGCGGCTTGGCGGCGCGGCGAGCTGCGGCCCCTGGAGCGCGCGCAGTACGCGGACCTCGTGGCCCGCGCCCTGGCGGCGCTGCGCCCCGATGTGGTCGTGCACCGCCTGGCGGCGGACCCGGCGCCCGGCGAACTGCTGGCCCCGGCCTGGGCCGCGCGCAAGGCCGAAACCCTGGCCGCCGTGGCCAGCGCCCTGGAGGCGGCGGACCTGTGGCAGGGGAAAGCCCTGGACCCCGGCGCCCCGGTTCCGCTATGGTTCGACCCGGGCGCGAGCCCGCCCCCCTCCCTGGCCCCCCGGGCCGCAGCGCCGGACGCCACGCCCCGGGCGTGA
- a CDS encoding methylated-DNA--[protein]-cysteine S-methyltransferase produces MRIADKTELLVAWPLGLELSWLNGVLLGCRVRHAAGLVPTGTTAAGRSLLAALERYVGGQPTVWPRVPMELHGLPEFTRRVLLTLRDQVPHGATTTYGELAALAGSPGAARAVGQIMARNSWPLLVPCHRVLGADGALTGFSAEGGLDLKRLLLEIEGAVLPA; encoded by the coding sequence ATGCGCATTGCCGACAAGACCGAACTGCTGGTGGCCTGGCCCCTGGGCCTGGAACTGTCGTGGCTCAACGGCGTGCTGTTGGGCTGCCGGGTGCGCCACGCCGCAGGGCTGGTGCCCACGGGCACCACGGCGGCGGGGCGCAGCCTGCTGGCGGCCCTGGAGCGCTACGTGGGCGGGCAGCCCACGGTCTGGCCCCGGGTGCCCATGGAGCTGCACGGCCTGCCGGAATTCACCCGCCGGGTGCTGCTGACCCTGCGCGACCAGGTGCCCCACGGCGCCACCACGACCTACGGCGAACTGGCCGCCCTGGCGGGCAGCCCCGGCGCGGCCCGGGCCGTGGGCCAGATCATGGCCCGCAACTCCTGGCCGCTGCTGGTGCCCTGCCACCGCGTGCTGGGCGCGGACGGCGCCCTGACCGGCTTTTCTGCCGAGGGTGGGCTGGACCTGAAGCGCCTGCTGCTGGAGATCGAGGGCGCCGTGCTGCCGGCCTGA